The DNA window GGAAATTTGTCTTTGTGGTCTTGGATTCATCCCACTAAATAGAAAATGACAGATGTTTAAGTAACTATTTTCCATCAACTAAAACACTTTCAAAGTTTATATGTCATCGGTTTTGAATTGTTTATACGACTGCGGCTGCGAGATATACAACCCTAACTCATTTTATTCTCAGAACTTGTACGGAGAGCCATCTGGTTAACCACTGTTACATGGCTTATGAAGCTTTTATTTCCCAGACAATACAGACTGTTAGTGATGCACCTGTTTACGATCTAcatatttttttccaccaacgcaagcacacatgcactcacgagTCTGCACAACACAAAACCATGTTACTGCATTTTCCTGTAGATAAAATTACAAACTACTGATTGAAAAACCAAGCATTTGGCTTTTATATTTTGTAGACCAAACGGATCAACGTCCATCATGTCTCTTACCTTATGTATCAGATTCTCACCTGAGTAAATTCACTGAGCAGTTTTTGTAACATTTGATATTGCATTTGAAGTGGTATAAAGGGTAGTTAGACAGCACTAAATTTAGCCATGTAATATTACTGTAGCTAGCGAATACAAGTATTGTCGTTAATGCAGTACAGTACTACAGGAAGTTCAGGCAACATCAAGGTCCAAGTTAACTCAACACTCAAAAGTGTGTTTTTCCTTCCTCtaaacagaacagaattcaTATTCTTATTGACAAAAATTAATGATCATTCCATGTGGGATATTGAGCATTTTAATGCTCTCTTTTGGAGATATTAGATAAACGTGTTTCATAATTGCACAGACTAGTAGTAGCCTAACCCTGATTCTGCATCTCACTACAAAAAACTAATTGGGCagaaaaaatgcatacatttttatcattattgcAGCCTCacatttttaaagacatttcaaaACATGGTTATATTTCTGTCATATAAATTGCCAAATTAATTAGCCATCATTGTCCAATTAAGATATTCGGCAGGTTATCCTTTTGTAGCCATCATCAAAAACAGGTTGTGGATGAAAATGTGCATAAACTAATCCAGTGGTCCTGGAAAGCCACACggtgtgctgttttttgttttcgccgtaatatcagcaaccaattcagaccgaagagctgagtaacaacaaaccAGCACGTCCTGCAGAGGACCACTGGCCTACTCATTTCCTTTGATGACAATCAGCCTATTGCATGTTGATGAAAGAATGTAATCTCCATGCAACTGGCAGTAGGTGGAGGCTACTGTGCAAgcagatgtttttaaataatatgttATCCCAAATCTTTGACGTGGTATTTGATCCCAGTTTACATGTCATTGTTAATTAGTTATTGTCATCCGTTCCctgcatgtttattttcttcttctttttaaaaaaccaCTTGCCTTTGGCAGGGAGGAGATAAATGTACTACTATGTTGGCCAGGACTGTCCTCTATTCAGGCTCATCAGAACTGACTGTGGTCTGTAGAGCAGCGCtcctcaactccacgtcctgcgggccacagtgtccgCAGGTATTTGGTCCGACCCTGTGCTACACCACccgatttcacaaattattttacctgaTTTGTTCAGATAACAAGCTAATCAGATGGTGcagcgcacggtaggagcaaatacctgcagacactgcggcccgcaggacatggagttgaggaGCGCTGCTGTAGAGCACATTGTGTTCTGTGCTCAAAAATATTTCCGCAGCAGAGCACTTAGGCCTGAATCCTTGCTAAGTCTGTCTCTGCTTTTCCTGACCCTTGGGTAACTGTAATTGTTGAGGGGCCCCGTTATGGGAACGGGACAGAAAAAAAAGCTGGCTGTTGCCAGCTTGAAACAGGCAGATATCAACAGGGGGTCAGATGAGTGTCACGCTGCTGGCTTTCCTGACCTATCtcaagagaggagagaacatgGGCCCCCACAACTCTGCGTGAGGCAATGCGCCGATTCCCAACGAGCCAGGTGTCCCATTGAGATAGGAATCACGGTGAGGCACATGTACTGTTACAAGATGCTATATTTTCAACACTTTTTTTCCTCACATGATGAtgtctacattttatttttgattattGCTTCAATGCCTCAGATTTGTACATGGGTTGAATTAAATGGAACTAAAACGTGGATGCATCTTTTCTTCATACTTACCCTCGGTGCCATTTTTTGTAGTTACCAATCAATACAAATTGTGTTCCCAGAAGATGCCCTTTTCTTATTGTTGCTGTATGCTTTCTGGGCATATTTATTCTACATTCACTTGCCCCAGGATATTATTTACCAGATGCATTATTTGCCCACCACAGTATTAAAACACGTAAGCTGATTAAATCCCTAAATTAGGATTTGAAAGCAGTTGCATTACTTTTGTTACAGATAATTggcagtgattttaaaaaatgtgtcaagatacccaaatattacattattggcatttggcagatgctcttatccagagcgacgtacaacaaagtgcatacccataaccagggataagttcactgaaagacgaatagatagatagataccgTTCCTGAATAAAATAAGCATTCTATCAAAATTGTCAGTGTAGAattcttaatttaaaaaagagttTAGCTGTGAGTCTACAGCCCAGGTGGAGCCATTATTTGATAATCTGGAGCTGGAGCCCAGATGCATACTTGCGCttagactcactgagcactttattaggtagacctgtataccagctgttaatgcaaatatttaatcagccaatcatgtggcagcaacttggacttggaatgtttgttggttCCAGAAAGGaactctcagaaactgctgatcacctgggattttcatgcataacagtttctagagtttgcagagaatggtgcgataaacaaaaaacatccagtgagaagcagatctgtgggcaaaaatgtttcgttaatcagagaggtcagaggagaagggccagactgattgaagctgacaggatggtgacagtaacgcaaataaccacacattactatgtacagtggtatgcagaacctcttaagtggataagctacaggagcagaagaccaataagtcaaagaaatttgaataaatacttaatgaagtgttcactgagtgtatgttatcTCACATTATGCTTGTCTAATAAAAATGAGGTCTGGACTTCCAAAAACAATAAATGGAATTAGTTAGAAAGCAATCCTGATAATGAAACATCTGGCAACACCAGTCTACTTCAGAGGCCAAGGTATCCATCCACAAGTTTTGGGAAGCCTCAGCTTTTCAATTCTACATTGAACCCTGAGCCAGTTCCAAGGTTTAGAAGGCCAAATCTGATGTGATGCACATTATCTATGCTCAGAGGTTTAAATGGCTGTCCTTAGAAGTCCTGTGTGTGATTCTTTTTAATTAGCATGATGGCTTCTTGGCTTAATTAATCAACATCTAATAAGGAAGTAAGATACTTTGAGGCCAATTGTAATTAAGACATGGCACGCCACATGGGTAGTTATAGTGCACactctgtaaactgtaaatatgtatCACCATCTGGCAAGACAAGTCGGAGACaagatcatattttttaaagtcaGCTTTAATACTATCAAATATTGAACGGGTAAACTTTTGCGATTCttattgttttgcttttgttttcttctttataTAAAATTCACAGTTTTAGTGATTTACGACAAAAACCTGATTCTAAATCTAATTCAAACAACAGTGGGAAtacacagggagacagagataaCAGGAACAGTTACATATGATTAAGTTGTACAGTATGCACAAACATTATATTGAGGTAATCTCGGAGAGTGTTGTGGTACATTTGTATGGCACGTGATACTGTAGGTACAGTGCATTGGCTGAGATGTGGATACAACATATCTTGATTGATCTTGCATATTTAGAGACGCAGTCAAGCCAAGGGTGACCACATTACACTGAAGTAAGCAATTTGATGACCTACTGTATAGTATACCTGAATGGTACCACACTCTTGCTGCTGAATTGGTTCACATGTAACGTGTAACTTGACAAATGCCAGTCTATGACTCAAGAAAGCTGTGATTTAATTATATCAGGCAGTTAATCCGTACAATAAGTAGGGGAGACCAGAGATGGTTGTCACATGGGTCGGTTGTCACACTGCTTATATACCGCTCCCTAGAAGGCTCTGTACAAAGATTTTGAtatcaaaatgttcagttttgtgGTCAAAGTTCAAACAAATTAATcattaagttaatgtttttcaAGTCAAAAAGTAATATTTCAActcattgatgtttttcttcTATACTTCTATGCTATTAATTTATGTAATgatctgggcggcctgtagcgtagtggttaaggtacatgctgttgggcccttgagcaaggccctaaaccctgcattgctccaggggaggattgtctcctgcttagactaatcaattgtacgtcactctggataagagcgtctgccaaatgccattgtaatgtaatgcaatttttTATGTCAAACCTAACAAATGTTTATCCCTGCTTGCTTAAGCCATGAACTAGTACAGTGCAATGCTCTGAATGAATGATGAACTGCGTAACATATGAAATTCATGCATGTACTTTCGTAAGTGCAGGTGATCGAATAAGTGACCGAgccaaatatatataatatataatagaaCCGAGCCAAAAGATTTGGCTcactgaaatgaatgaacattGCCATCACTACCATTATGATCTTATCTGATCGTACTATGTGTATGCAgctaaccagaaatagtctagaGTGGGACGGTGTAACGAGTGTAACgtttaacattttaatatttaacatttaatgaCCTACTGTAACATAAAATTAACACAAATAAGTCATGTGAGTCATCATGTCTCAAGTCAAGTCAAATCACGAGTCTTCAACTTCCAAGTCCAAGTTGAGTctgaagtaatttattttctgtcaagtTGCAAGTCATCAAAACAATGACTCCAGACAACTCGAGTCCAAGTGTGACAACCATCTCCAGTGTCTCCCCTACTCATCCATTCAGAAAGCCATGTTAAACCAGTCGCAATGCCACTCGTGAAATTACTGTCTGACATTTATAGTCTGAGTGCACCGATAGGATGAGAAGGCCAGGGTTGCGATTACACTCTCTGAGGTCTTGAATAATGAAAAATTTCACCTAATCTGTCATGTTCCATGAGGTGGGCGACACACATTTTGGTGTAATTTGATGATCCCTTCAGAAAATGTAGAAAACACAAGAACATTTAACAACATATAGCAtgtagcaaaaataaaataaaataaaataaaaaaaacacatcaccaTGGGTCAACTGCTGTGTGCATAGCTGCAGAAGAAACTCCTGGTTTAAGCCCCGAGACAAAAGGACTACATTACAACTGGAGCAGCTAATCCTTATTTTGCAGATTCAGATAGCTGTTCTAATGTGGTTCTGCGGTTCATGGGTTTAACTCCAActaagcacactgcaattgacccaATGGGCTTATTAAGTGGTCCTACAACTCATCTCTGCATTGAACTACTTGTCTTTTGTATTAATgtcattgttattgttgttgttgttgttgttgttgttattgttgatgATAGCATTCTCTTTCCGTAATGCTTGTGGAATGACCTTTTTCTTCACAAAGAGCTTCTGTAGGAATTTGTCACTGAGAGACAGGGGAAAGTAGCTGTAGATGAAGTACATGAGGCCCACCCCGGGCCCAGAATAGTACCGCACTTTGGGCTGCGGGGACACCAGTGCATCTGTGATGGTGTTGACCACAGGGCTCAGATCTTCAGGGGCCATCTTGGCGTGCCCCTGGAACAGCTCCTTGGTTTCCTGCAGGTAGTCCTCCCCGTACTCGTCCAACAGCTCCGGTGACAAATTCTGAATGAAGTTCTTGTACTGTTTTTCCCAGTATTCAATATTGCTGGACTGGCCTGTTGATACAGAGAGGGATAAGAAATGTCTTAACGACATATCACCATCATGAAACTGtggcacacatactgtatgacaaATCACACCGTAATAGAAAATCTTAAATGATCCAGGTCCTATTTATCCCTTTAAGTGGTGAGAAAGAACGCTTTCATGGACAATTGTGGTTCAAAACCCAGCATTTCAGTACAATCAGTCTCTCATCATACAATCATATGGATGTTGTCGGCCCCTGGCCTGCTGACCTCTTTGGTTACTTAGCCACCAGTGCAAGCATAACTTGACCGGGGCTTCGCAAATCAAAGGACACATTCTCAGCAGGTAATGTTATATATCTTTCAGAACATATTATAGTGCATGAAAGATGCAAGGCCAGTTTTACAAACACATATTGTGgagagttttgtatggagaatctccattcaaaggATAATTTAGTCTAATACACAGAGGCTTAAGTGATATTTCAATAACATCTACCATAAAAGTGACACAAGTGTGCTTAGTATCACTGCTATTCGCTTGAACGTGAAAACAGTAATAAGGTGACAGGAAGTAAGACCACAGGACGTGTTGCTGTTTTAGCCAGCCCAAAATAAAGATTTCCCAGATAGGCCATCAGGAATGTTCTCACGACCCTGAGGTAATGATGTGCTATGCATCCTGCTCTTGGCCACTGGAAAGGTTGTGATGTCAACCATTTTTTTCCTGCTCAATAACCTTCTGTAGTTTTGGAAGTGCGGAAAAGTGGAGAAACGATGAGCAATAATTTGGAGAGAATTATCACGATCGTGATGAAATGGAATAGAATAAGGAATGTTTGATGGCATGGAGTTCAGTGCTGCAAAGTAAAGTATGACCATCATTTCAAGGGATACTGGGAAAGCAGTGAAAGCCAGAATCACAGAGCTAAAATCAAAACAACATTTAGAAAGCAGACATTTTATGAGGACCGGATCAGtggaaatagaaaaatgtatGCACAATACAAATAAGTACTGAGTTAATACCAAAATTAGTTTTTGCAGAGGTCAgctaaatgtacaaatgtaaatatacacAGGTTCATAATTTAGCTGTTGCGAACATTATTGCAACATGAATCACTTAATCCCTCCGAAGCAGAGTAATACATTTCTCGAGTTGTCGTTTTCACTCCCTTTGATCCTCAGCCCAGTGTTACTTCTCAGAGCTTGTTTGGGTTACGCATGCACTGCAAGAGTAGCCTTTGGCTGCGTTTTATCTGTAAACGTCAGTAATTTTTCTGACTGGTTACAGACCGCTGCTGAGAACGTGTTAGTGGGAGCGCAGCTGCAGAATGTCAAGTTTCATGACCCTTTCTTTCCATTATAGaaataaagtatttaaaataactGTGGGTTGGACCGGCTCTGATCGCTCTAGTCAAAACACGGATCTAAATAAAGCTCCGTGGAGCACCCAGGAAGCACGGATCCAATGCAGGGAAGCGCAGATCAGATTCCGCTCACCTGTCTTGAACGCCGAAGGGAAGATGGTGGACACCTTCACCCCCCATGGCTCCAGTTCATGCCGCAAGGTGTTGATGAACATACCAAGAGCTGCTTTGGAGGCCCCATACGCAGCCAGGCAAGGGAACGGCTGCTCCCctacacacagaaaaaacatcCACATCACACGACATACGGCCATTCAAACAAGCACCGTGGAGTGTTCTGTACTCAGTTCCCCTGAGAGGAACAATAACAGATCTCCCTGAGAACACGTTTCAGTGTATTGCTTGTATTCTGAGAGCAGACTGCCTGCAAAATCagtgctgtactgtacatctgcATGTCAAATTTCTTGTCTTTACTGCATGATTGCATTTAGATTATGTTTAAGGTAATTGTCCCACAAGAGGAAATATTTCAGGTATAGTTGAACTTGGTTGCTATAGCAAACAGTGGCTGCTATAGCAAACATAAGACAATGTAGCATTTTTAGACAAACGTGTCTATGTTTATGTTATGTACCTGATCTGTCATCTTCTCACATACAAAGAATAGAAaggtgtatttttcattttgacactGAATTTGTAGGAGATTTATAATACACATCTCACAATCATATAATCACAGTAATTATGGTTATTGGATTTCAGCTATCCACAAGGCCAATGCTTTTGCGTTTCTACTTGCGACCACAATGCAttgtttcatattttgaaaAAGATGCATCTGCTATTAGAGTTTTGTAAGAatgcttttgtttctgtgctTATACAATGGTGGCCAGTTCTgggacaataaataaaacagtaataatatattattatggGTTGTTCTGTACTACCGCTAAGTGCTGCCAATATTTTGGTCACAGTTCAAACACGAAGATTTGTTGATACAGGTAAGAAAGAGACAGGGATTAGATAATCGCCCTCTTGTTATTAAGTGGGCGGGAACTGGTTCAAGTCACAAAGACAGTTGAGTACATTACTGAAAGAGATGGACAACTTGATCCAAGTTAAGCTTCTTCTTTTCAAAAAGAAAGACCGTAAATGCATGGTTAGCGCATGGCCATGCATCAGAAAAGCTTGCGTCTTCCTTCTAATTTAACTGCAAAACATCAGTTAAGGTGAGCATTATAATCCGACCACCTGGAAGTTGTCTATAATAAGACATTGAATGAGGCCATCTGCCTTTCAGAAAGACGTTGGCTCAAAAACAGTTTGGATGCTCATCAATGAGGCACTATATTAAAGAAGACCCACATGCGAGCAGGTTGGAAGACGCACAGAACCGAAACCCAACATCTCTACGCTGTGATCATCTCAGCACTTCTAAGAAGTGTTGCAACAGAACAGCGTCGTAATGTCAGGACCGTTTGTCTCAAATCCGGATTCTGTAATTGAGACAACGTCATGGTTTGAGTGGAAGCAGGCCCCATGGATGTTCCATTTACTCTGACGAACATGGTACGCCTGACCATGCGGTGGGAAATTCTCCCAGCCACGTGAAAACAGTAacgcaaaaatgtcaaaaatacgGCTGTAATGCGCCTTTGAAGAAGCAATAATTAGCAAAAACCTATTTACTATAGTATCTGCTATTACTGACTTGTGTCTCCAGTGGCTGTTATTACAGAAAATGACACTAAGGCTGAGCTAAGGCTTATGGGAAGGTCTGTATGTCCAAGTATACTGTGAAAGATGTTGCCCAAAGCCAGGCATTCAGTAACAAGCCCAACTTGTGGCCTGGAGTATAAGACTCTGGCCACAGTGTTCAAAGTACTTTGTTTTCAGAGACATTACCATCACAGTACATGTGATGCACATAGAGAATGCAATACAACATCAGATTTGATATTGTGCACTGATGGATATAATCTGTAGACATTCACATTGCTGCTCTCAGCATTATGCTATCTATGGTGTAATTATGacatatttcagtttcagaacATATGTAATATTATGTAATTGTGTGACTCATTTGTGAAAAGGGGGTACTACACTGTACCTGAGGGACTGGAAATGGTCACAAGTCTCCCTCGGGCTTGTCGTAAAAGCGGCAGGAATGTTTTGGTGACGTTCAATGTCCCAAAGAAATTGACCTCCATGCAGCCTCTGTAGTTGGATATAAGGGAGAGTTCCGCATCGCCaatgttcacacacacccctgcgtTGTTCACAAGTCCCCACAGACCTGCAAAAAAGAGAATATTCTGGTTCAAATGTAATGcccacaaaaatattttccatttatgCAGTAAATGATCTTCTATGGAAGTACCAGACTAGTCACTGTTTGGGGTTATACCCAGGATTTATATAAACCTGGCACAATAAAACACCTTTCTGCACTGACAACTGTTTGCCTTGCTACCCCAATATGACCTTCCTCAATTTTTAGGTGGAACAATAATGGCCAACAACAAAATTCACCCACAATATCTGTATTTCATACTGCTACAAAAGTGCACatttcacagcaaaaaaaagaaaagccaagCATGTTATTAATTGCAGGAGGACATGGTTATATTTTCCAATTTCTTTCGGTAATTCATACAATATGTTTCTTAATTCGTCCAATATGTTTCCCCACCAGAGTCTTGTTTATTGACATCTGGTCAGCCGTAGAGATATGCATTCtgctaaaaaaaagagaaagctctgtgctttttttctttctgtaaatAATGATCCATTCTACACGAGGGAATACTGTACAGGGTCTGAGGGCAGAGATATCACATTGTTAGTAAAGTACACAGAGGCTTTCACATTGCGATAACGCTTTCTGTCCCCCTTTCAGGTTATTTGTTTAGTGTCATTTTCCCTGTGCTGTGAATATGTTTaactgttgttttttattgcaaGAATGCAGGACAGTTACATAATATATGCTGATTTCTTAACCCCCTGCTTAGAAGGCGATTCCTTCGTACTCCGGAGGACTCTGGAAGAACAGAGGCAGGCGAGTCGGCCATAAATAGGAAAACAGATTAGGAACGAAACAACATTGTAGACCACGAGAGAGACGGATGAGGTGGCTTGTGATTAAAGCCGGCCGGAGCGCTGTTCAATGTAGTCAGAGCCCACCCATGCCAGGGTAGCTGGAATATGAGCAAGAGGCTGAGTCCAAGCCAAAGTAACACAATATGGTGACAGTGATCTCTCTGAAATTCCTATAGTCTGATAAACAACAATGAGTTCCAGCACTGAATACCCTGGGTTTAGGATTGATAAGTAAATCATTTAGATAATCCAGTAACTCTCGTAGTCTCAATACTGCCAAGTCCTTCACCCTGTGAACCATCTAATGAATGCTTACAATTGTGGCAATGCTGTTCCATTGGGCCTTCAGTGATTAACAAGGTGGCAGGACTTGGCAGTTTAAGACTATAAGAAATACAGGATGATCTAAATTGTTAGGTGTAGTGCTGTATAATCATGATATGATTACACAAAATATGATAtgattacacttattttttaaatgtacgtACAGTAGATGCTTAATCATTGCTGTGAATTAATTTTGGtgaaatagttttttgtttGAATGAGGAATGTTAATATCATGGGAATGGGATCATTATAAACAGTGTTTGCAAGATATGTGGTACGTACTGTATATCAATCCCAACATCCCTAGATACAGAATATTGTCACCCTGAGATGAGGAGGATATGCATGTTTCTTTGTCTACAAAGAAACAGCAAGGCATACTGGAACAGGTAGTAAAAGTGAAACATCTCCAACAGAACCAAGTTTCGACTATATGCCATTTTTTGCATCCGTTTTCATTGAGCTtgtcacatttttacattactttgTATTCTTTATTTCTACTCCTGCCATTTAGTAATCAGAccaatataaattatatttatatcacTGTTCTTTGCACTCTACCTACACAGGAACCACACCCGCAACAACCCATAAAACCCAAAAGACCTcaagcattttatttgaagaGCTAATGAATAGATGTCCAGTTATTTTACTCTTTAACCTAAAGCAGGTGTTGAAGAGTTTACACAAAGAAAAGTCCTTATCAAAGCTTTTAAAATGCCATTAAAATCTGTGTAAAATAGATTTTAGAGCACACACTTCTGCCAATACTATACAACTGTCAAGATATGCCAAATTTCTTCTTCTAGCTACATTTATTCCAGGAGATGCAATGTTTTCATGACTGTATCTAAAATTGGGTGCGAGATGCTATTAGTTCATCAGCCACACCAGTGAAGTTATGTGGCTTTTTGCGAGAAGCCACGCCCACTGCCGCATCCCTCTTTGGTCAACTGGGGGTCAACTTTCCACAAAGTTTCATACAAATCTATTCAGGACTTTTGGAGGCAACAAACAGACGGAATCGGGCAAAACATCATTTTAGCCATATACGT is part of the Conger conger chromosome 15, fConCon1.1, whole genome shotgun sequence genome and encodes:
- the hsd11b2 gene encoding 11-beta-hydroxysteroid dehydrogenase type 2 isoform X2; this translates as MKKLLGTNMSAAPALAAWLGGTVLVERLCSIWPPAILLLAVLCAACCLLSSRGGPSSALPAEGKAVFITGCDSGFGKATARHLDSLGFDVIASVLDLAGPGAVELQRTCSSRLTLVQMDITQPQDIQQALLTTKAKLGLRGLWGLVNNAGVCVNIGDAELSLISNYRGCMEVNFFGTLNVTKTFLPLLRQARGRLVTISSPSGEQPFPCLAAYGASKAALGMFINTLRHELEPWGVKVSTIFPSAFKTGQSSNIEYWEKQYKNFIQNLSPELLDEYGEDYLQETKELFQGHAKMAPEDLSPVVNTITDALVSPQPKVRYYSGPGVGLMYFIYSYFPLSLSDKFLQKLFVKKKVIPQALRKENAIINNNNNNNNNNNNNDINTKDK
- the hsd11b2 gene encoding 11-beta-hydroxysteroid dehydrogenase type 2 isoform X1, encoding MIASGMEDCALSFWIYMGVMCVSVGGVMKKLLGTNMSAAPALAAWLGGTVLVERLCSIWPPAILLLAVLCAACCLLSSRGGPSSALPAEGKAVFITGCDSGFGKATARHLDSLGFDVIASVLDLAGPGAVELQRTCSSRLTLVQMDITQPQDIQQALLTTKAKLGLRGLWGLVNNAGVCVNIGDAELSLISNYRGCMEVNFFGTLNVTKTFLPLLRQARGRLVTISSPSGEQPFPCLAAYGASKAALGMFINTLRHELEPWGVKVSTIFPSAFKTGQSSNIEYWEKQYKNFIQNLSPELLDEYGEDYLQETKELFQGHAKMAPEDLSPVVNTITDALVSPQPKVRYYSGPGVGLMYFIYSYFPLSLSDKFLQKLFVKKKVIPQALRKENAIINNNNNNNNNNNNNDINTKDK